In one window of Maribacter sp. BPC-D8 DNA:
- a CDS encoding ABC transporter permease has protein sequence MFRNHLKVAWRNLIRNKSFSVLNIAGLSIGLTVFTLIVLWINFELGFDRFHENQERIYEVNNQYDVDGEIWTWNSTPKAMALAIKKDYPEVERVSRYYYDTPFLFSVDDKRIKGNGTIVDPDFLHIFSFPLVQGDIESVLSDVNSVVITETFAKKIFGEKDPIGKLVKIDNADSFKVTGVLKDLPDNTDFTFEFLVPWDYLIQKDWDDNNWGNNSVATYVKLKEGVDFTPFSAKIKTLRENYDKDSPDMETLLYPYSRTYLYSEFENGKEIDGRIELIRMFGFIAAIILLIACINFMNLSTARSEKRAKEVGVRKVMGAPKKYLIYQFLGESMLISSIAALLAFVIILLVLPAFGNLVGKELSIDFTSKWFWLSAIGIVLFTGILAGSYPALYLSAFKPSAVLKGTFHKVNTLITPRKVLVVVQFSVAIILITATLIITQQLEKVQDRQLGYAKDNLVYTFMEGDIEKNYDALREELLKSGAATSVTKTSSPITESWSNTWGVEWEGKKENNKTIILRMMADDAVVRTLGLELLEGRDLDLQKFPTDSTAVILNEASVALMGFENPIGKIINDNGKKWHVIGVVKDFVFNSPFQKIEPLVIEGAMGWFNVVHMKLNEANTTANNLATIEHVYKNYNPEYPFNYDFVDGEYAKKFSDQQITSKLAGLFTLLTILISCLGLFGLASYMAENRIKEVGIRKVLGASVGTIVTLLSKDFLKLVCISILIAIPISWYYMSNWLEDFAFRIAISWWIFAIAGVLTLLIALITVSFQAVKAAKANPVKSLRTE, from the coding sequence ATGTTTAGAAACCATCTAAAAGTAGCTTGGCGGAATTTAATTCGGAATAAAAGCTTTTCGGTATTAAACATTGCAGGACTCTCTATAGGGTTAACTGTTTTTACGCTAATTGTGCTTTGGATAAATTTTGAATTAGGCTTCGATAGATTTCATGAAAACCAAGAGCGTATTTATGAAGTAAATAATCAGTATGATGTAGATGGAGAAATTTGGACATGGAATTCCACACCAAAGGCAATGGCCCTTGCCATTAAAAAAGATTACCCAGAAGTAGAGCGGGTATCTAGATACTATTATGATACGCCTTTTTTGTTCTCTGTAGATGACAAACGAATTAAGGGAAATGGAACAATAGTAGATCCAGATTTCTTACATATTTTCAGTTTTCCTTTAGTTCAGGGAGATATCGAGAGCGTATTAAGCGACGTAAACTCGGTAGTAATTACAGAAACATTCGCAAAAAAGATATTCGGTGAAAAAGACCCTATTGGTAAGTTGGTTAAAATTGATAATGCCGATAGCTTTAAGGTTACAGGAGTATTAAAAGATCTGCCCGATAATACCGATTTTACTTTCGAATTTTTAGTCCCTTGGGATTATTTGATTCAAAAAGACTGGGATGATAACAACTGGGGGAACAATTCTGTAGCAACGTATGTAAAACTTAAAGAGGGTGTTGATTTCACTCCGTTTTCAGCAAAGATTAAGACCCTTCGTGAGAATTATGATAAAGATTCGCCAGATATGGAAACCCTGTTATATCCATATTCAAGAACCTATTTATATTCAGAATTTGAAAACGGAAAAGAAATAGATGGTAGAATAGAATTAATACGGATGTTCGGTTTTATAGCAGCGATCATATTGCTCATCGCCTGTATTAATTTCATGAATTTAAGTACCGCTAGAAGTGAGAAAAGAGCTAAAGAAGTAGGCGTTCGAAAAGTAATGGGAGCTCCTAAAAAGTATTTGATATATCAGTTTTTGGGCGAATCAATGTTGATTTCTTCTATTGCGGCGCTACTCGCTTTTGTAATCATACTTCTAGTATTACCAGCGTTTGGTAATTTAGTAGGTAAAGAGCTCTCCATAGATTTTACAAGTAAATGGTTTTGGTTATCTGCAATAGGTATTGTGTTATTTACAGGAATATTGGCAGGTAGTTATCCTGCATTATACTTATCTGCTTTTAAACCATCTGCAGTATTAAAAGGAACATTTCATAAAGTAAATACATTAATTACCCCTAGAAAAGTATTAGTTGTTGTTCAATTTTCGGTAGCTATAATTTTAATTACCGCAACATTAATTATTACGCAACAATTAGAAAAAGTACAGGATAGACAATTGGGATACGCAAAAGATAATCTCGTTTATACTTTCATGGAGGGTGATATTGAAAAAAACTATGATGCCCTAAGAGAAGAACTTTTAAAGTCTGGCGCTGCCACTTCAGTAACTAAAACAAGCTCTCCAATAACAGAAAGTTGGAGCAATACTTGGGGTGTAGAATGGGAAGGTAAAAAAGAGAATAATAAAACAATCATTTTAAGAATGATGGCTGATGATGCTGTTGTTCGAACGTTAGGCTTAGAGCTTTTGGAAGGAAGAGATTTAGATCTGCAAAAATTCCCAACAGATTCGACAGCAGTAATATTAAACGAAGCTTCGGTAGCATTAATGGGTTTTGAAAATCCAATAGGGAAAATTATAAATGATAATGGTAAAAAATGGCATGTAATTGGTGTGGTTAAAGATTTTGTATTCAATTCTCCTTTTCAGAAGATTGAACCTTTGGTTATTGAAGGGGCAATGGGTTGGTTCAACGTTGTTCATATGAAATTAAACGAGGCAAATACCACGGCAAATAATTTGGCTACGATAGAACACGTGTACAAAAACTATAACCCAGAGTATCCATTTAATTATGACTTTGTAGATGGCGAGTATGCTAAGAAATTCAGTGATCAACAGATTACAAGTAAGCTTGCGGGGCTTTTTACTTTGCTAACCATATTAATTTCTTGTTTAGGTTTATTTGGTTTGGCTAGCTATATGGCAGAAAATAGAATTAAAGAAGTAGGTATTAGAAAAGTATTAGGTGCTTCGGTTGGTACAATTGTAACACTATTATCAAAAGATTTTTTAAAACTAGTATGTATTTCCATTTTAATTGCAATACCTATTTCGTGGTATTATATGTCTAATTGGTTAGAAGACTTTGCTTTTAGAATAGCTATTTCGTGGTGGATTTTTGCAATCGCTGGTGTATTAACACTGCTAATCGCTTTGATCACGGTAAGTTTCCAAGCCGTAAAAGCAGCAAAGGCAAACCCGGTAAAGAGTCTAAGAACAGAGTAG
- a CDS encoding ABC transporter permease, whose product MLKNHLKLSIRNLWKNRLLSSLNLLGLSIGIGSVLTLLFSVYAYYVADANIPNQENIVYLKTHLTDGNSYNEVTYPLLDKILSTSPEIKAGTHMHGWGNIWLESDNKEFQKTTTYADPEFFEVFGLPLKYGNQSDALKEKYSIVLTDKVSKQLFGEENPVGKNLIAADTLNLTITGVLEPISPYSSFRLGVLLPNTILEDNPIFIRQTNWDNSFSPIFLKLDEKADALQFEKKVNQLVVENYADPRTISRIELMPYKEMRMDTVPVAKIIINGNIAAAFFVLLIVLVNLLNLNTSTMFRRTKDIAVRKILGGTKKGVIVQFCLENGILVLLSVLISGGLFLGILLPKMNAVFGADFGEISFSFVDDYPVIIGAVVLGLVVTLIVGILPTLRFISLPISKGIKGKIDAAKGNFLFRNSFVILQFTIAILFICVAIILNSQIGFMKSADLGFDRENVIAANIDLDYKNIDAANSSFNALLDELKANPFVESVSTSQAVPSDYYFNYSTFYDPNTDVDVRIRRSYVDDGYLKTLKIPMAMGRDFDNILDTEESKSVIINRSAMRAFGWSSIEGKRLEYRGDDSDGFAIVGVMEDFNYQDLQNSVEPLVHYYNNEKDLAHHRYLSVRVMEGNEKEIQNLMNTAFSKISSRKSFSQEFISEKVSGQYRLIDGMLKTVNVVAMMTIFISCLGMFGLISFMAKRRIKEIGIRKVLGAGVLKIVVLLSKDYILLVGIGALIAFPIAWFVMNAWLGSFAYSIAIQWWMFVLAGLIAFLITAFTLGIQAVKSAMVNPVKSLRTE is encoded by the coding sequence ATGCTAAAAAACCACCTAAAGTTATCTATTCGAAACCTCTGGAAAAACAGATTGCTCTCCTCATTAAATCTACTAGGCTTAAGTATCGGTATTGGTAGTGTGTTGACATTGTTATTTTCAGTGTATGCATATTATGTAGCAGATGCTAATATTCCTAATCAAGAAAATATAGTGTATTTAAAAACGCACTTAACAGATGGCAATAGCTACAATGAAGTTACCTACCCTTTGTTAGATAAAATTCTAAGCACTTCACCTGAGATAAAAGCAGGTACACACATGCATGGCTGGGGCAATATTTGGTTAGAGAGCGATAATAAAGAATTTCAAAAGACAACGACGTATGCGGATCCAGAATTTTTCGAGGTATTCGGGTTGCCTTTAAAATATGGAAATCAGAGTGATGCCTTAAAAGAGAAATATTCTATTGTTTTAACTGATAAGGTGAGTAAACAATTATTCGGAGAAGAGAACCCCGTTGGTAAAAACTTAATAGCTGCAGATACTTTAAATCTCACCATTACTGGGGTTTTAGAACCTATTAGTCCGTACTCATCATTTAGGCTAGGGGTATTGTTACCGAATACGATTTTAGAAGATAATCCGATATTTATCAGACAAACAAATTGGGACAACAGTTTTTCGCCCATATTCTTAAAGCTAGATGAAAAGGCAGATGCATTGCAATTCGAAAAGAAAGTAAATCAACTAGTAGTAGAAAATTATGCCGATCCTAGAACCATTTCAAGAATTGAATTGATGCCATATAAGGAGATGCGAATGGATACCGTTCCCGTTGCTAAAATTATAATTAACGGAAATATCGCGGCAGCTTTTTTTGTACTGCTTATTGTGCTAGTTAATTTGTTGAACTTGAATACTTCTACCATGTTTCGTCGCACAAAAGACATAGCGGTCAGAAAAATATTAGGAGGAACTAAAAAAGGAGTGATAGTACAGTTCTGTCTTGAAAATGGAATATTGGTTTTATTGTCAGTTTTAATCTCTGGCGGACTCTTTCTTGGTATTTTATTGCCGAAGATGAATGCTGTTTTCGGGGCAGATTTTGGTGAGATTAGTTTCAGTTTTGTAGATGATTATCCAGTCATTATAGGAGCTGTAGTATTGGGTTTAGTTGTTACTTTAATAGTAGGTATTTTGCCTACGTTGAGGTTTATATCTTTACCCATTTCAAAAGGGATTAAAGGAAAAATAGATGCCGCAAAGGGCAATTTCCTATTTCGAAATTCTTTTGTCATTTTGCAATTTACCATCGCTATACTTTTTATCTGTGTTGCCATTATTCTCAATAGTCAGATCGGGTTTATGAAAAGTGCAGATTTAGGTTTTGATAGGGAAAATGTTATCGCAGCGAACATAGATCTGGATTATAAAAATATAGATGCAGCGAACTCTAGCTTTAATGCGTTGTTAGATGAGTTAAAAGCCAATCCATTTGTAGAAAGTGTTAGCACTAGCCAAGCTGTACCTTCAGATTATTATTTTAACTACAGTACGTTTTATGACCCAAATACCGATGTAGATGTTCGTATACGTCGCTCATATGTAGATGATGGTTATCTAAAAACTTTGAAGATACCGATGGCTATGGGTCGAGATTTTGATAACATTTTAGATACAGAAGAAAGTAAATCGGTTATCATTAATCGTAGTGCTATGAGAGCATTTGGCTGGTCATCAATAGAAGGCAAACGGTTAGAATATAGAGGTGATGATTCTGATGGTTTTGCGATTGTAGGTGTTATGGAAGATTTTAATTATCAAGATTTACAAAACTCGGTAGAGCCTTTAGTGCATTATTACAATAATGAAAAAGATTTGGCACATCATCGGTATTTATCTGTTCGGGTAATGGAGGGGAACGAAAAAGAAATTCAGAATTTAATGAATACTGCTTTTTCTAAAATAAGTTCTCGTAAAAGTTTCTCGCAAGAATTTATAAGTGAAAAAGTAAGTGGTCAATATAGGTTAATAGACGGCATGTTAAAGACGGTAAATGTGGTTGCAATGATGACCATTTTCATATCATGTTTAGGCATGTTCGGTCTTATCTCATTTATGGCGAAAAGAAGAATCAAAGAAATAGGTATACGAAAAGTATTAGGTGCTGGTGTGCTTAAAATAGTAGTGTTACTGTCTAAAGATTATATTTTGTTAGTAGGTATAGGAGCGTTAATCGCCTTCCCTATTGCATGGTTTGTAATGAATGCATGGCTGGGCAGTTTCGCTTACAGTATTGCTATACAATGGTGGATGTTTGTTTTGGCAGGATTAATTGCCTTTTTAATAACAGCATTCACATTAGGCATACAAGCGGTAAAATCAGCAATGGTAAACCCAGTGAAGAGTTTAAGAACAGAATAA